Part of the Nicotiana sylvestris chromosome 5, ASM39365v2, whole genome shotgun sequence genome is shown below.
GGGTATTGCACTTGGTGGTTCTTTTTCATTTGcccaggcatcccacatttccatcatgcggagatgcAAAATCCTATTTTCCTCAACAGTCACTGACTCAGAAGTTGGAATGGCCGAGATCGAACTATCCTTCGGAATAAGAACTGTTGgtagaggaatttttgaagacatttcaacacttccttttgacctcgtgaagtatggatgtgaagccagactaccaTAAAACCATCCACCTTACTATAGAACTTGGACTTAACAGTAGACAATAAACTGGTCAGTTTGGAGCAGTTAACACgtaggtaatcgcacgttgggggtgtgatgcacctatacagttaaatgtgtttctacatgtttcgccacggttgcatgtttcatcccagcTTTGCTTacttttttcccaattttcttttcttccactTTGGCTTTTTGTGCTTCTATTCCcattttccgctcttttcttcccTCTCTTTCcttgctcttttttttctttgttttttctttagctctctttttcctttttttttgggttttctttcgGTCCTTtcctttcatatccctcttttatttgagttatttacatgATCGGAtctgatgaggattgcctacgtatcacgacgccgcgtgaatcagatcattatatagttcaagaaaataaatgcgaaaaaataaagaaaatttttttgagaattttcaattttcaattttcaataaTAAAAACTCCTAAACCTTTCTATTgcaaaagacttcaaactactcaatttcttggaattttaaaactacaaacagactcaaaaataaattctaaactaAAAACTGAAATACAAACTcgataaatgaaaaatcatgaggTGTTTCGACTactggggcccgtgggacatcattcggtcttgccacgggcctaCGTGCGAGATCCCCTTGAAGTCGCTCCAAATAGCTCATTATATGGtggacaaatgtcattactgcagcaaagaaagtggtctgagtcatgtcctcacaagcgtggcatttcatgacgatgtagttggcaatggctctaaccctctctcggataatacccttttcctgaagaaGGCGCCCGATTTGCTAATTCCGAGCTTCTAGCACCTGAGTGTCATGATGGCTTTGATTCTGcaactgttgcatatcttcctccatctgggccatcaaagcataacaatgttccctgtCGGCTTTAAAGTACCTAGCTTTTTTAGCCGCCTCATTCTCAAAGGTAGTTAGCTTTCTCTTCAGATTGGTgattgtcccctcatattttcttttcatttgttgccCAAACTCTGCCCACCCTTCTGCATTCTTTCACAATTGTGCTCGAACTTTTGCTAGACTGGCCtcagatttttctaggtcatcttgacactcaagtactttctttttcagaccacttataagcctttcatctgctcggcttctttccgggtttctagcagctattctcattttctggatctgagctttgagggctttCTTTTCCTGGGTTAGcttcttcttctccccttcatcTGCGGCATCTTGGATACTATtgccaaatttgaggtccctgatttgtccctctaatttacttatcttggacctatagctttcttcttttgccaaccagtcTCACTGCTCCCGCGAGTCGtgagtgaattgttggacatggggtctcttagcAGGTCTTTCGGGAATCTGAAACCTTTTACCGAACCAAATCATGTAATTGGGGTCTacctcacctctagctagatcctGCACCATAGTCTTAGATTCGAGAAATCTGCACTTATTCCAAAATTGGCGAACACTTCCTTCTAGAAATACAGCCTTTGGGCCTAGTTCGACGACATGTCCactcaaatcttcgtcatggGTGACggtttgaaacctgcccagttggcgtaaaaccctgtgaggagcatatggctggatgctccggatgcccattaGGAGAAGATAACACACTTCGGCTGACATGTATTCGACTTCGGTGGCAGGGATCCATCCAAacgtccactcaattttatcTGAAGTTAAAGAACTTAAATGTGGAAACCAAGCCTTGGTACCCTCTAGGAATTCAACACCCtccactcggctttcaaattcttcgatgcaatccaaaccggtcatgccatagttcatatacccgacacggtggcagagatgttcctgtatccaaaattgtagtagtaagttgcagccttggaagaatttGCCCCCTTCTCGGCAGATGGtcaaagctcggtaaatctcagataagatcaggggaaccagggtgccattagctttcttgatcgcgacatcaaccattcccacgaggcccaattctatgttgtCGTCTTTTCGCGGACAGATTataacacccaagaatgctactataaaaaccaaaccccgccatgcctcccatttatctttatttccggcatgggTCAGACTAGTATCCGGTGCTTCAAAACCTTGGGGTTTGCCATAGCGTTGGTACAAGAACTGGAAAGTGCAAAACCCTTCAAATAAATTCCCATCCTGAATATCCCGGttaatactcaacatatccagaaacttgtgaggagatacTGGTTTCGGTGACACCGGGTACCAACTTCTAAGGTTTCCGTTAAGGCCGGCGTAACCCGCAGTTTCCTCTAgtgtgggtgtgagctcaaaatcagaaaagtggaacacattgcgagtcggatcccaaaaaggtatcaaggcttcaattatgtccaatcttggcttgatgttcaaaagtccgacaagaccacccaaaacttTTACCACGGTTCCTCGGCTGAATtttcctaagtcgttccaccacatgtggagttgtaagGCGATCTCCTTAAGAGCTGCGAAGGGTTCATTttcatctgtgctcatcctgcacatttattagggtgatttaattttaaaataattatgactcattttgactcaagaaaacattatcactattattttttaaatttttataaaaaatccggctttgcaaatacggcctttcagcactttggggaagaagattttaaggttgtgtttgctaaccggccaaaaaccctgaaaaagcgaccaaaggtggccgttcttgcaaaaacggccttccggcgcccttttgggaacattcggctattttaaacaagaatggcatcaccttacttatttacaataaaaaattttattcttttttggaCTAATTTTGTAAAAAGGAATGTTGGACccaatgggggttgcctacgtatcccacatccagtgagaatcaaactggagTAGTTCGAGCagatttgaaaaaatgaaaacaaaaccaactattttcaaaaacaaaattttctctttttttttcaaaatttcggcagagtttcagtatattttttggacattggttttttcaaaAACAAGCAATTATCTCTCTTAGCCCTCACATTGACTCTTCTTTTTCCCAACTTTTCTCCTATTATCCATAAGCCGGTCAagatgcaaatccgaagcaaataagtacacaagtagcaagtaagatgcatcaggatggtctttttatttcgggtacacctgtcctagacagacccaacccctgtgttgagtctacaaagtcaaatgcacgtgatgcaacaaacgttcctactagggatccgacgtGAGGTTTTGTtacactaggtttaaaacctgagtgtattgttctagacctggcttacccgagcggacagctcgagccgaggggggcagcgtactggaaatacagaagcttcaccggctttgcagcttgtccgaacctcattctaaaattggaTAAGACTCTAAACAGAAgggaagtcacacgaagtgcacacttcccagatgatttagaagactcagagagaagaagggtttcgtagcaatttatatacagttcaaacagTATCAAAGCGGCAGAaagcggcaattagcacattaggcccaacatgtaaaaatcagataaaacaagtCAACtacaacagttattctaagctcgaattcttaaaccctgaaccaaagttctggggtttccctagcagagtcgtcagagctgtcacacctcctttttacacacccgaaggtagtacaagggagttttttcaattaaagtgacattattcaaaatgggattatttatttgattttcagagtcgccacttgggattgtttatttggtgtcccaagtcaccgatgtattttaaatcccaaatcgagtaaaatttcgactttccttttgaagtctgcgatccagaaattctgaataaggaattctgttaacccgaggaaaggtgttaggcacccccggattccgtggttctagcacggtcgcttaaactattataattggcctattatctgactttaatacatgttttagcataTGGTACACTTTTAACTTATTAgctgcttttaattaattttaggaagattcaacgttatctaaaacacgttttgaaccacgccacatgaaatgcacccgcggttcacgacacattttatttaacattgttgagatttggatttgggtcacatgaaatgcacactcgagtttaaggaaattaatttaaattacgcgcctaaagtaactatgcactttcaagtttgcaagggccatggaaaattcagctaatggcacacctcgaatttTCTATAAAAAGCTAACTAGTTTTGTGAGGGCCATAAGTTATGGATTTTGAGAAATTGTACAATTTTGAAGTGATGATAACCTGCACTATGCATATCAATATTCTAAATTTATCTTTAACCCTTGCAACACAATTTTAAATAACACTACAACGTTTGGTTCAGGAGATATGATGGACAATATGAAATATTAAAACTTGTTTTTCTTCAATTGTATCCATCTCCTCAAGAGTCAGAGAGAAAAAGCAAAAATCTCTCTTCCTTTATATAAAAATTTTATAGCGTAGTTATTGAAGGATCAAATAGATGTGCTTAAAAGCAAAATATGATACAGAAATGCACGGTTACTTCCGGGAATTAATCTATCTTCCATATTCacaaactaatagatttaaacttCTGTAATTATTTTTGCATTTCAActaacaaacaaaaagaaaaaaaatcatgaaTATTTAAAATATTTCCTAACAAATATGTAGAGTATcccaaaatataaaataaaaagagggCAACATTTAAATCAGAGAGTAAATCAAAACATACAAAATCATATTAATGTGGCCACAAtggatgattatatatatatatatatatatatatatatatatatatatatatatatatatatatatatatatatatatatatcaataaatatgtttttttttaaattttattattaagaaggaTAACATGAAAATATTCAAAGAATAATACAACTTAACATATAACTTGCAAAACAAAATTTAAATAGAACAATATTCATTAAGTATAGTGTAAATTTATTCATGCAAGTACACAAAAATGACAAAGATTAGAACGGATCTTTGCTTAATATTTTCCAAATGTAAAACTCCAAATTGAGTTGGACACAACAAGCTATTGACTGAACCTTGAACCGGCAACCTTGACGGATTGAATTTCGTTACTTGACTGTAACTGAAACTCAAAGGAAAATGGGTTCATGCCACGAATTCTTATGGTTATTTTGGGGCTAATTTTGAGGTATTTAAAGAGCTAATTTTtggtttctttttttttatcttaaacAAGATAatgaattgattttttttttttgaaagaaataggaagaaaGAATGAAAATAGTAGAAATTCTATTTTTgcatagaagaagaaaatatgttttctctcaattctctctactctccctctttttttctttcaaatatttctcttctatttataggagaattttcgaaaattttcagatttgttttttaattatttttttatttttttatttaaaaaaaatcccACTtacattttactttttttttattatttataaaaagaattcccacctttctttacttttattttttaaattccaactttaattacttttatcttatttaaaattccatttttttacttttctttttttccacttgttttacttttctttaaaataaatccactttcttttacttttcttttaaaaaattctactttcttttactttttattttttaaattttcacaaaactttacttttatttttttaattttccactttttttactttttaaaagagaattccacctacttttatttttattattattttttttattccccacttccattttttttatttatttaatctctcccgaaattaaaaaaaatattttcggatttttttaaaaaattattttaaaataaaaaaaaaataaaataatattaatagtaataattcaccttttaaaatttatatttttaccctataataaaaagtgtaacaaagctaaaaattgtaggttaaaacccctaaaatatttacatagaaaaagtaacaaaaataaaatattgtcaaaaattaggtgctcacaccgggttggttcggtttttatcaaaaccaaaccaaacaattatatcggtttggattggttcggttttgtcggatttttcgggttttcgggtttttttgttacatgtatattatttcaatcttactttattaaaattatagataaagctttgataagtgaatatatgtttaataaatatggaaaaaattgacaaacatatgatctattaaaatattctaatgggagaatttttttagtaacaaaTGATaattattttcttagtcgtctaacaataatttttcgttaatttacgctttcaaggttaatacatgagaggatcccaactatttctatattttctaaagaaaaatcactaaaaagtcttaaaaatataaataaaatttatatatttatatgtcggtttggttcggtttttttttactcaataccaaaccaaatctagtcgggttttttaatcgatttgatttggtttttcggtttggtgcgatTTTTTGGTTCGATTTGAGCACCCCTAGTTAGTACGTTTAGGTCATGTGCTTGACGGGGACAAAATTCTCAAGTTCTGTGAATATCTAAACCTTAAAAATATAAATTGGGATTTGGGAATTTTGTTAAAATTTTTTACGTATTTGTAAAACCCATGACATATATATTGGTTTGAATAGTTAAATTCCAGACGTAAACTAAAAGGGgttggggggggaggggggatgaGAGCCTTGGACTGCTGAATTTATCATAGAGCTGTTAAATATTGATTGCTAATTACTTTACGTTACGGTAACGGACCCTTTAAGCTGCAATCTCGGAGCATTTACAAGTGTAATTGATACTTTAGTCAACTTACTATTGGTCAAAATATTACTACCTCTGTGATAAATTAGCTTTTAAGATTCATTACTTTTTGGAGATATATACAGCTTATAATTCTTGGTATTTGCTATACCATCGTGAGTTTAACAAGTTGGAGGGCGATTTTGTCTCGTGAATAGTCCAATTGTAcaattattaaaaggaaaaataaagattTTGACTTTCGGTGATATATATCTTAAATGAATGTTTACGTTGCATTTTGAGTAACCCAAACGTGAGAAAAGGTTGTCTTTTAGTAATGAtgtttaaaattaaaaatttgaaatTATTTGATCAAAATATTAGAAATTTCTAAAATATCAGGAACAAAGTTTAAAGTGAAGTAAATATCGATAATTCAATGTTCATATAACCGAAAGAGGAAAGAGCGAtgttcacttcatttgatttctgtATAGATCACTTGCATattcgttttttttttccttcctttttatGAGCAGAtatggaaatttggccaaaagaacttttataattattactccctccggttcattttaagtgattttttttttgctctttttGTACATTTTAAGGAATTCAatttttagcattaattaataataaaattgaccatattaaccttaattttcTTATTGAAAATATACAAACTACTCCTAGGCTCTCTACTCCAATGGCAACTTTGAAGAGCAGAAGTTAATTCCTTCCTGATAtttgaaaaaatcaaatattatgaACCACAAAAAAGGGCCAAAAATAACTTAaagtggaccggagggagtaattaATAACGAAAATCAGTAATTCTACatgcttttctttgtttgttttgctAATAATCATTACGTCTTGACtatgttttttctttattttgctaCCTCTAAATTGTGGACAGGGCAAATCTCGTACAGAAAAACATAAAAAGGAGGGAATTAGAGTTTGGGAAATTAACTGTAGCCATAAAAATGGAGAAAAGGAAAGTTAAAAAAAACCATAAAAGTAACACAACTGACTTTGAGAATAAGGAGACTTGAACTTTAAGGAAACTTTGGTAGACGAAAATCCCCATAAAGCAGCTGGCTATTTATCAAATGCCCCTTTTGGCTATTTTAAAAACATAATGTGCAAGAATAATGCAAATATGCAGCAAAGAATAAGTTGTAGTGAAGTAATGAATCTCAGAATGTTCACTGACTAACAAAATCTTATCTCATTAATTATTTCCTCTGATATTTTGCAGTACTAAAGAAGTAAAGCACTGTTTGTTAGGCCATGCAAAAATAGTTTAGTTTTAGAAATGTGGTGTCTCAAGAAGCTGCAGTTGCCTTCATTTTTGTCTTCTAATTTGGTTCTCTTGGTTTTTATCCCTTTGGTTCTGGTTCTGGTTCCAATTCTTGCTTGTACATTATTAGGTAGTTCTTTTGTGtcatcattttcttcttcttcttggaaTGGGATTAAGCCTGTTGGAATTTTGACCTCTTATTCTTTGAGGTCTTTAGGTAGTTATGAAGAACAAGATGAGAATTTACAGATAGTTGCCTTAGCTGAGCCTCCATCTTTTACTTCTCCTTTTAACAACTCACTGGTAGCTGAAGACGCAATTCCTCATCATCCTCCCCAAGTAAATCCCACTTTTCCCCTTGTTTTCTTGTTGTATTCTCTTTCTTATGTGTGTTTACTAAGGATTTAAGTTATACACTTACAAATATTGTTTACACTGTCAATGGAGTTCAACCAGTGATGGCAGGTTGGTTACAATTTTTACCTTATAGTGACTTGGTTGTGTATAAGgagagccttggcgtaactggtaaagttgttgccatctGACttggaggtcacgggttcgagccgtggaaatagcctcttgcagaaatgtagggtaagacTGCACCCTTGTGGTCCGACCCTTCCCCGGACTCCGTGCATAGTAGGAGCTTAGTGCATCGGGTTGTGCTTTACTGACCTGGTTGTGTAGTACTTTTTACACAGTGAGTGACTGCATAGAGCATAAACTTGTATATTGATCTATTTTCTTCTTTCTGTGTTTTGCTACCTTGTAAATTAAAGGAAGGAGGAGAAGAGGTAGAGAAGGATGAAGTATCAAATGAAGGAGAAGAACATAGTAATAATGCAACTGCAGGGGTACTTAGACATGTTAGTTACAGTACTATTTTTACCTTATAAATGACATGATTGTGTAATACTTTTCACACCGTCAGTGAATACAACTTAAACTCGATActaatttattttcttcttctttgtgttTTGCGACCTTGTAAATAAAAGGAAGGAGAGTCAGAGACTGAGAAGGATGAAATATCAAATGAAGAAGAACATGGTAATAATGCAACTGCAGGGGTACTTAAAATGTACAGCAGGTTAGAAAGGGTTGAAGCCATTTTGGCAAAATCCAGGTCTTCAATAAGAGAAGCTGCTCGAAATGGGAGTATGATATCTAACCATCAGGACCCTGATTATGTTCCTCAAGGCCCCATGTACCATAACGCAAATTCCTTCCACAGGTACCGATTCAACCTCACCATCTACCATCTGATTAAGTTATTTCATCTATTTTCTGGTTCTTACGATGCTGTTATTATTTCTATGATTTCTGTTGACggtactaatatattgtctcttctcgtcttttccgtcttcttgagccgaggatctatcggaaacaacctatCTGCCCCAtccgggtaggggtaaggtctgcgtacacactaccctccccagaccccacttgtgggattctactgggttgttattgttgttgtaatcTGATTAAGTTATATACACTAACGGCGGAAGGATTTTTTTACGCTATCAGTGTAGTTTAATCAGTAGATAATGAAATGTCAGTTACAATTTTTAGCATGTTACTCATTAATTCGTATCATAGAGATTTACTTGCCTTAAGCGACCTGATTGTGTTTATACCTAGTACATAAAACTTAATACTGGGGGTCATTCTACATTAGCATTTATATCTTTTGCAACAATATTGTAGGAGCTATCTTGAAATGGAGAAGAGCTTCAAGGCATATGTGTATGAGGAAGGAGAACCTCCAATATTCCATAATGGTCCATGTAGGAGCATATATTCAACAGAAGGAAGGTTTATACATgaaatggaaaagggaaatttCTACAGAACTGAAGATCCAGATGAGGCTATGGTGTATTTTCTGCCATTTAGTGTAGTTGTGATGGTTCATTACCTCTATGTCCCTGGCGCCCATGATATGCATACCATTGGTACAACTGTTGCTGATTATGTTAAAGTCATTTCTTCAAGACATACCTTTTGGAACAGAAGTCTTGGTGCCGATCACTTCATGCTTTCCTGTCACGACTGGGTAAGCAAGGGAACACAAGTACTGTGTTACATTATTTATCTTATATactcttaggggtcgtttggttcaaAATCGGCCAGGGATTATAATCCTGGAATTGAAACCAGGTTATATaatcttaggggtcgtttggttcaaAATCGGCCAGGGATTACAATCCTGGAATTGAAACCAGGATATATactcttaggggtcgtttggttcaaAATCGGTCAGGGATTATAGTCCTAGAATTGAAACCAGGAATATAACCTGGATAACTTATCCCACAATTCATATGGGATAAGTGATACCAAGATTTTGGTATAGAAATAATATTGGTTTTAGCTGATATATATACCTCAAATCAAACACGAGATAAACTTAATCCCAAAATTTATACAGGGATAACTCACTTAATTCCTTGAACCAAACGGTCCCTTAGTGATGCCTCGACTTGTGACACATTGGATAGCACCAACTGTCGATCCCACCTAGTTTAGGATTGGGACATAGTTGACAGTTGACATTGTTATCAAATTTGCTTTTTTGATGAAAAACTTTTGTATTGATCTCCAGGGGCCACATTCGACTTCATACGTTCCACATCTCTTCAACAACTCCATAAGAGTTCTATGCAATGCCAATACCTCAGAAGGTTTTAATCCTATAAAAGATGTATCTCTACCGGAAATCCATCTCAAGACGGGCGATATCAAGGGACTCGTCGGAGGTCCCTCACCATCAACAAGATCAATTCTTGCATTCTTCGCGGGTGGTTTACATGGTAACATTAGACACCATCTCCTAGAACAATGGAAAGGGAAAGATGAAGAAGTGTTAGTTTACGAAAAACTTCCAAGAGGCAAATCTTACGAATCCATGTTAAAAAACAGCAAGTTTTGTTTGTGCCCAAGTGGATATGAAGTTGCAAGTCCAAGAATTGTGGAAGCAATATATGCAGAATGTATTCCTGTCTTGATTTCAGATAGTTATGTGCCACCATTTAGTGATGTTCTGAATTGGAAATCATTTTCTGTGACAGTGGCTGTGAAAGACATAccgaatatcaagaagatattaatgAGCATTTCACAGAGTCAGTACTTGAGAATGCATAGGAGAGTGAAGCAAGTTCAGAGGCATTTTATGATTAATGGACCTCCCAAAAGATTTGATCTTTTCCACATGATTGTTCACTCCATTTGGCTAAGAAGATTAAATATAAGAGTTCACGAATAGGATTTACTATACTTATATTTTCGACAAGTTAAAGAGGGGGAACCTTCAGCAGTTGAATGGAAATCCAGTTCAACTGAACTCGAATACTCATATTAACTAGTAGTATATCCAAATGGAACAAACAtctgatgtttttttttttgttatagtttatttgttttttgttttttctgaCGAAAATTTCTTGAATTTTGCTGTTAAATCTTGTGAACAGTTTCTTCCAGTTATGAAATCAATATCACTTGGTAAATAACCTCTAACTCATCCTTTCTGGGCAAATCGCTTGCGAGACAGTTCCTGGCACTCAATTTTTCTACAGAAAATGtggatttttatcatttattgacTCTGTAATCTGTACTGCTGTAAAATTGACTATAATCGAGACTCTTGATGGCGATGCAGCTTTTTAGTTGCGGTTTCATCTGATGCGCGGTATAAATTTATGTGTAAGAGTTcaccaaaattataaaaattgtagaTATGAATCCATAGCATTTAAAATAAAACAGGTTCAATGTTAAATCCTTAAATATTGAACTCTAAAATCTTAAATTCGCCAGAGCAGGTCACACGACATACTATATAGGAATAGGGGAAATATGGGGTAAGAAATGGAAGAAATGCAGAAGTAATGGCACATATACTGTGACGTGAATATCAATTTTGTTTTATTGACATGATGTTACGTCGAGAGTATAAGCTGATATGTATTAGTTGGCTAGTTAGTTAATACAATGGTTATTTATGTAATCATAGTTAGTTAGTAAAGTTAGTTAGATGTTGTATATATATAGGACATATTACTCACTACTGTAGCATGTAGAAGAAATGAGAATCAGTTAATTTCTCTCCAAGTCTTCTTCTGTTTGTTTACTCTCATCAATCTCTCTATCTCATTGATAAAATTGACATGGTATCAAAGTCTACTACTCGAATCTGGATCGCGAATCTGTGTGGTTATTGAATTCAAGCTCAATTGCTTAA
Proteins encoded:
- the LOC104230831 gene encoding probable glycosyltransferase At5g03795 isoform X1 translates to MWCLKKLQLPSFLSSNLVLLVFIPLVLVLVPILACTLLGSSFVSSFSSSSWNGIKPVGILTSYSLRSLGSYEEQDENLQIVALAEPPSFTSPFNNSLVAEDAIPHHPPQEGGEEVEKDEVSNEGEEHSNNATAGVLRHEGESETEKDEISNEEEHGNNATAGVLKMYSRLERVEAILAKSRSSIREAARNGSMISNHQDPDYVPQGPMYHNANSFHRSYLEMEKSFKAYVYEEGEPPIFHNGPCRSIYSTEGRFIHEMEKGNFYRTEDPDEAMVYFLPFSVVVMVHYLYVPGAHDMHTIGTTVADYVKVISSRHTFWNRSLGADHFMLSCHDWGPHSTSYVPHLFNNSIRVLCNANTSEGFNPIKDVSLPEIHLKTGDIKGLVGGPSPSTRSILAFFAGGLHGNIRHHLLEQWKGKDEEVLVYEKLPRGKSYESMLKNSKFCLCPSGYEVASPRIVEAIYAECIPVLISDSYVPPFSDVLNWKSFSVTVAVKDIPNIKKILMSISQSQYLRMHRRVKQVQRHFMINGPPKRFDLFHMIVHSIWLRRLNIRVHE
- the LOC104230831 gene encoding probable glycosyltransferase At5g03795 isoform X2, producing MWCLKKLQLPSFLSSNLVLLVFIPLVLVLVPILACTLLGSSFVSSFSSSSWNGIKPVGILTSYSLRSLGSYEEQDENLQIVALAEPPSFTSPFNNSLVAEDAIPHHPPQEGGEEVEKDEVSNEGEEHSNNATAGEGESETEKDEISNEEEHGNNATAGVLKMYSRLERVEAILAKSRSSIREAARNGSMISNHQDPDYVPQGPMYHNANSFHRSYLEMEKSFKAYVYEEGEPPIFHNGPCRSIYSTEGRFIHEMEKGNFYRTEDPDEAMVYFLPFSVVVMVHYLYVPGAHDMHTIGTTVADYVKVISSRHTFWNRSLGADHFMLSCHDWGPHSTSYVPHLFNNSIRVLCNANTSEGFNPIKDVSLPEIHLKTGDIKGLVGGPSPSTRSILAFFAGGLHGNIRHHLLEQWKGKDEEVLVYEKLPRGKSYESMLKNSKFCLCPSGYEVASPRIVEAIYAECIPVLISDSYVPPFSDVLNWKSFSVTVAVKDIPNIKKILMSISQSQYLRMHRRVKQVQRHFMINGPPKRFDLFHMIVHSIWLRRLNIRVHE
- the LOC104230831 gene encoding probable glycosyltransferase At5g03795 isoform X3, producing the protein MWCLKKLQLPSFLSSNLVLLVFIPLVLVLVPILACTLLGSSFVSSFSSSSWNGIKPVGILTSYSLRSLGSYEEQDENLQIVALAEPPSFTSPFNNSLVAEDAIPHHPPQEGESETEKDEISNEEEHGNNATAGVLKMYSRLERVEAILAKSRSSIREAARNGSMISNHQDPDYVPQGPMYHNANSFHRSYLEMEKSFKAYVYEEGEPPIFHNGPCRSIYSTEGRFIHEMEKGNFYRTEDPDEAMVYFLPFSVVVMVHYLYVPGAHDMHTIGTTVADYVKVISSRHTFWNRSLGADHFMLSCHDWGPHSTSYVPHLFNNSIRVLCNANTSEGFNPIKDVSLPEIHLKTGDIKGLVGGPSPSTRSILAFFAGGLHGNIRHHLLEQWKGKDEEVLVYEKLPRGKSYESMLKNSKFCLCPSGYEVASPRIVEAIYAECIPVLISDSYVPPFSDVLNWKSFSVTVAVKDIPNIKKILMSISQSQYLRMHRRVKQVQRHFMINGPPKRFDLFHMIVHSIWLRRLNIRVHE
- the LOC104230831 gene encoding probable glycosyltransferase At5g03795 isoform X4, with the translated sequence MWCLKKLQLPSFLSSNLVLLVFIPLVLVLVPILACTLLGSYEEQDENLQIVALAEPPSFTSPFNNSLVAEDAIPHHPPQEGGEEVEKDEVSNEGEEHSNNATAGVLRHEGESETEKDEISNEEEHGNNATAGVLKMYSRLERVEAILAKSRSSIREAARNGSMISNHQDPDYVPQGPMYHNANSFHRSYLEMEKSFKAYVYEEGEPPIFHNGPCRSIYSTEGRFIHEMEKGNFYRTEDPDEAMVYFLPFSVVVMVHYLYVPGAHDMHTIGTTVADYVKVISSRHTFWNRSLGADHFMLSCHDWGPHSTSYVPHLFNNSIRVLCNANTSEGFNPIKDVSLPEIHLKTGDIKGLVGGPSPSTRSILAFFAGGLHGNIRHHLLEQWKGKDEEVLVYEKLPRGKSYESMLKNSKFCLCPSGYEVASPRIVEAIYAECIPVLISDSYVPPFSDVLNWKSFSVTVAVKDIPNIKKILMSISQSQYLRMHRRVKQVQRHFMINGPPKRFDLFHMIVHSIWLRRLNIRVHE